The following nucleotide sequence is from Sphingomonas swuensis.
GCGGTCGGCAAGCAGTGGCCGCTCGACCTCGCCGGCGAGCTTACCGCCGAGCGCGGCAAGCTGATCGTCGCCGGCTATCATCAGGACGGCCCGCGGACGGTCAACATGTGGCTCTGGAACTGGCGCGGGATCGACGTGATCAACGCGCACGAGCGCGACCCGCAGGTCTACATGGACGGGATCCGCGAGGCGGTCGACGCGGTCGCGAGCGGACGTCTCGACCCCAGCCCGCTCTACACCCATCGCTACAAGCTCGATGAACTGGCGCAGGCGCTCGACGCCACCCGCGACCGGCCGATGGGCTTCCTCAAGGCGATCATCGAACCATGAGCGACAAGCCCCGGCTAGGCTTCCTCGGAATCGGCTGGATCGGTCGCAACCGGATGGAAGCGATGCTCGGCACCGGCCTCGTCGAAGTCGCCGCGATCGCCGACCCTAGCCACGAAATGCGCGAGGAAGCGGCGGCGCTGGTGCCGGACGCGGTGGTTGCCGAAACGCTCGACGAGCTGCTGACGCAGGATCTCGACGGACTGGTCGTCGCAACCCCCTCGGCGCAGCATGCCGAGCAGTCGATCCGCGCGCTCGAGGCGGGACTCGCCGTCTTCTGCCAGAAGCCGCTCGGGCGGACCGCGGCGGAGGCCAGGGCTGTGGTCGATGCGGCAAGGGCGGCCGACAAGCTGCTCGGCGTCGATCTCAGCTACCGCTTCACAAACGGGATGCGGGCCATCCGCCGGGCGATCGCGTCGGGTGACCTCGGCCAGCCGTTCGCGGCCGACCTCGTCTTCCACAACGCCTATGGCCCGGGGAAGGACTGGTTCTTCGACCCCGCGCAGTCTGGCGGCGGCTGTGTCATCGACCTTGGCGTGCACCTCGTCGACCTCGCCTTGTGGGCGATGGAGTGGCCCGAGGTGGTGAAGGTCGAGAGCCATCTGATGAGCGGCGGCAAGCCGCTGGCCGATGCGGCCACGACCTGCGAGGATTATGCGGTCGCGACGCTCACGCTCGGCAATGGCGCGGTGGTCCGGCTGGCCTGCTCGTGGAAGCTGCCGGCGGGCAAGATGTGCGAGATCGCCGCGGACTTCTACGGCACCGGCGGCGGCGGCCTGTTCCGCAATGTCGGCGGCAGCTACACCGACTTCGAGGCGTTCCGAACCGCCGGCACCGAGCGCTGGCATGCGGCCGAGCCCGATAGCGACTGGGGTGGCCGGGCGGCGGCGGACTGGGCCAGGCGGCTCGCCTCAGGCTCGGCGTTCGACCCCGAGGCAGAGCGGCTGGTCGAGGTCGCACGGGTCCTCGACGCCATCTACCAGCGCTAGCTCGAAGCGGTGCGCGGCGGCGCGGTGACGCGCGGCCTCGTCGGAGCCGACCATCGCTTCGCTCATCCGGTGCGCACCCAACCGGAAGGCGGCGTAGGCGATCCGGTAGAAGGCGAGGAGTTCGGGATCGCAGCCGAGCAGCTTCTCGAGGGCGGTGACCTCGGACCGGGCGAGGTCGAGCTCGATCGCGGCCGCCGCCACGTCCCAGGCGAGGTCCTGACAGCCAACGAGGTCGTGCGCCTGGTGATGGTCGAGCGCATCGGCCTTAAGGAGTTGACCGGACGGCAGACGGAGCCACTCGTGCGCAGCGAGCCTCCCGTCGATCGTCACCGGCCGAACCCTGGCTTGCAGCACGTCTGCGGGCGGATTCCAGCGGGACAGAGCGGGCACGTTGCGCCGAACCATCGTGACCAGCTCGGCAAGCGACGCGCCGGGGCCCGCGGGAAGGGTGGCGCGGAGTGCGAGATAAGACGCGAGCTCATCGAGCGTCGGCTGCGTCGGGCTCGCCTCGGCATGCCAGCGCTGGACCAGCCAGCCGTGCGTCAGGCCGGCGACCTCGGGTCCGAAGCCGGTGCGGTGGAGCAAGCGGGCAAGGGCGAGTTTGCCCTCACCGATTGACCCTAGTCCCGCAAAGCGGACCAGCCACTCGACACCGTCGGCGCGAACGAGGAACTTGGCGCGCTCCCAAGCAGGCGTGACCGGCGGCCAGGACCGCTCGTCGGCGCTCCACCGCGGGCGCCAGGCGCCGGCAAAGAGGTCATCCCAGCGGTCGATCGGCCCGGTAAGCTGCTCGACCCACGAACGCAGGCCGTCGATGCGGGCGACCGGGCGCTGCGCTTTGGCCCAGCGCGCGCAGTGGGCGGCGTCGGCCTCTGGGCCGAGATCGCCGTCGTGGCCGGGGAGGAAGGCGATGCGGTCGCGGGGCACGCCGCGGGCCTCGAGCCAGTCGGCGACGCAGCCGAAGCTGCTTCCGGACAGGCCGGGCCCCTCGTCGACGATGACATAATGCGCCGGCCCCTCGAGCAGTTCGGCGGCCAGCCCCTCGTCGAGGCGAAGTTCGCGGCGGAAGGGATCGCCGGTCGGGCGCAGCGTCACGGGTCGAGGCGCCCCCAGCGCCGCCGCGGCAATGGCGGCGAGCCCCGCGCCAATGCTGCGCAGGCCGATCAGCCGTGGCCGCGCCTCGAGCGCAAGCATCCGTGCCGCCAGGCCATAGGCCTCGGGGTAGAGGGCGTAGAAGGCATAGCCTTCGGGCAGCCGGACTAGGACATTGTCGGGGAGAACGGGGATCGGCGGGATTGGCGGGGCAAGAGCGCCGGGACAGCCCAAGTCCCACGAGTGCATCAGCGCGCCGGCTTGATCCATCAGGGCGTTGAGGAGCGCGTCCTCCGCGGCACGACGCCGATCGATCCCGGCCGCCCGGAAGTCGCGGTCGGCGACGGCCTGGGCGAGTCCGGCGAGGGTGATGAAGCGGGCGCGCAGGCGGTCATGGTCAAGCCACCGGCCCTCGTCCGAGGCGAGCTCCTGCAGGCACCGGGCGGGGACGACCTCCTGCTCATGGTCGCCGTAGACCAGCATGAGCCTATTCGGCGGCGGCGAGAGAGGTCCTTTCGCCGCCCGCCGCGGCGAACCGCATGACGGGCTCGTCGCGACGCAACTGCGCCGCGAAATAGGGGATGGTCGCCTTCAATCCGTCTTCGAGGCTGACCTTGGGGGACCAGCCGAGCAGCGCCTTGGCGTGGCCGATGTCGGGCTTGCGCCGGCGCGGATCGTCCTCGGGCAACGGCTGCTCGACGATCCGGCTGTCGGAGTCGGTCAGGCGCAGCACGCGCTCGACGAGGTCGGACACGGTCAGTTCGTGCGGGTTGCCGATGTTGACGGGCCCCGGCTGCGGCCCGTCGTGCGCCATCAGCCGCAGGATGCCTTCGACCAGATCGTCGACGTAGCAGAAGCTGCGGGTCTGGCTGCCGTCGCCGTAGACCGTGATCGGTGCGCCCGACAGCGCCTGGCAGATGACGTTGCTGACGACGCGCCCGTCGTCGGGGTCCATCCGCGGGCCGTAGGTATTGAAGATCCGAACCACGCGCACCTCCGCCCGGCCAAGACGGTCGAAATCGAATGCCAGCGTCTCCGCCGCGCGCTTGCCCTCGTCGTAGCAGGCGCGCGGACCGGTGCAGCTGACGTTGCCGCGATACTCCTCGCGCTGTGGATGCGCCTCGGGATCGCCATAGACCTCGCTGGTCGACGTCAGCAGGAAGCGCGCGCCCTGCGCCTCGGCCAGTCGGAGGAGGTTGCGGGTGCCGAGCACGTTGGTGAGCATCGTGTGCTCGGGATCGGCCTGGTAGGCGGGCGGCGAGGCAGCGCAGGCGAGGTTGTAGACGTGGGTGAAGCGGCCCTTCAGCACCGCCGCGGGTAGCGGCTCGATCACGTCGTGGGCGACGAAGTCGAAGTTGCCGTGCGACCGCAGATGATCGATGTTTTCCTCGCGCCCTGTCTGGAGATTGTCGAGCACGACCACTTCGGCGCCGCGCTCGAGCAGGCGGTCGGCCATGTTGGAGCCAATGAAGCCCGCGCCTCCGGCGAGCAGTACCCGCTCCGTCATTCCCTTAGGCACCGTCACGCTTCCGTCCATCCTTCTCCGGCAAGGGCCGCCGTATGTTTGCCAACCATGGCTTCCTCAAGATGGCGTTCGAGTTCGCCGGCCCGGACCGCCGACGTGTGCTCCGCCAGCGCCCTAACGCGTGCCGCCTCGCCGATCGCGCGTGCCTGGGCGGGAGCGATGCCTTCGAGCGCGGCAACCACGTCCTCGGTCGTGCGTGCAAGCAATATCTCGCGGCCCGGCTCGAACAGCTGGTCGAGCCCGTCCCAGACATCGGAAATGACCGGGCAGCCGCACATCGCCGCTTCGAACAGTCGGACGCTCGGGCTCCATCCGGCCGCGATCATGTCGGCACGGGTGACGTTGAGCGTGAAGCGGCTGGCGGCATAGAAGTCGGGGTGCTCGGCCGGCGGGACATGCTCGATCCGCTCGACGTTGGCGGGCCATTCGATGTCGCCGGGGTAGAGCGGGCCGGCGACGCAGAAGCGCCGTTCGGGAAGCGCGCGCGCGGCGGCGCAAAGAAGCTTCTCGACCGTCGGCTGGCGATCCTCCGACCAGGTGCCGAGATAGGACAAATCCCAGCGGCTCGGCACGTCGAGCGGCCGGTAGATGGCGGGATCGGCCTGGCAGTAGAGCGCGCGGGCGCCGGGCGAACCCAGCTCGCGCTCGATGAAGCGCAGCGTGGGGCCTCCGGTGAAGCTCAGATAGACGTCGAAGCCGGGGATCAGTTCGGGGCTGAGATATTCGAAGTCGCCGCGAGCGAACTTGGCCAGCGTCACCGGCGTGTCGATGTCGTAGAAGGCCGTCACTCCGCGCGCGGTCTGCTGCACGAAACGACCGACGTCCACCCCTTGCGGCACGTAGGAGCCGACCATGACCGCGTCGGCGCGCGCGATCTCGCCTTGCCAGCGTTCGAGGTCCTTGAGATCCGAATAGAATGAGAGCCGGCAATAGTCGGGATCGGCAAGGTCGCGCTGGCTGGCGTACCAGGGCACGTCGCGCTCGAGGAACAGGATGTCGTGCCCGCGCGTGGCGAACTCGCCGAGCAGACCGCGGAAGGTGGTCGCGTGGCCGTTGCCCCAGGAGGAGCTCAGCGACAGGCCGAGGACGACGAGCTTCATGCCGCCACCAGCTCGCGCTTGGCGGCAAGCTCGGCGCGGAGCACCCGGTCGGCCTCGACCCCGCGATGCGCATAGGTGTGCTCGGCCAGCACCCGGGCGAGCGCGGCGTCGCCGATCGCTCGGGCGCGCTCGGGCGTGAGGCGGGCAAGGTGATCGGCGACATCCTGTCCGTCGCGCGCGACCAGCACTTCCTTCTCGGGCTCGAGGAACTGCTCGATGCCTTCCCACGCGTCGGTGATCAGGCAGGCGGCGGCGCCGGCGGCCTCGAAGACGCGGGTGGCGGGCGAGAAGCCGACGTTGGCCATGCTGTCGCGAGCGACGTTGAGGACCGCTGCGGGCGAGCAGTTGAAGGCGTTGTGGTCGGCGGTCCCGACATGACCGACGGCGTGGACATTGGCCGGCATGCCCTTGCCCGCCCAGCCGTTGCCGCCGAGCAGGAACCTCTTGTCCGGGCTGACTTCTGCTGCGCGGAGGAAGAACTCCTCGACCCGGGCCTCACGATCGGGAAGACGGTTGGCGAGAAATCCGAGATCGGCGGCGAAGCGATCCTCGCGCGGCACCGGATGGTGGGTGGCGGGATCGAGGGCATTGTAGATGGGCACGCACTTCCTCGCGCCGAAGCCCTCGTAAGCGGAGATGACCGGCGGACCGCCGCCATAGGTCAGCACGAGGTCGAACTCCGGCAGGCGGCGGCGCAGCGGATGGTCGGGCGCCCCGGCCAATTCCTCGAGCGTCGCCGCGGCATCGACGTCCCAATAGACCTTGAGCGCGTTCGGGGCTGCCCGGTCGAGCACGCCTTCGGTCAGCTCGTCGTCGAACACTCCGACGCCACTCGCCTTGACCGCGATGTCGGCGGCGGCGGCCTCGTCGAGCACTCGCCGGCAGGCATCGGGAGTCGCGTCATAGACCACCGAGCGGGCATAGGCGGGCGGGTCGATGTCCCTGTGCTGCTGCCGCTCGAAGGCGTCTGGCTCGTAGAAGGTGATGGCGTGGCCGTGACCCGCAAGCTCCTTGAGAATGCCGCGATAGTAGGTCGCCGCGCCGTTCCAGTAGGCGCTGAGAAGGGAGGAGCCGTAGAAGGCGATGTTCATGCGTCGACCTTGTCGGTGAGGGTGGCGACGATGCCGAGCAGCTCGTCGACCCGGTGGGCGCAGCTGTGGCGGGCGCGGATGGTGGCGAGACCCTTGGCGGCGAGGCGCTCGCGAAGGGCGGGATCGTCGCGCAGGGCGGTGAGGTGGCGGGTCATCTCGGCACCGTCGCGCGCGACAAGATAGTCCTCGCCGGGAGTGAACAGGCCCTCGCTGTCGTCCCAAGGCGCGCTGACCAAGGGGATCCCGCAGGCGAGCGCCTCGAACACGCGGATGGTCGGGATGCCGGGGAGCACCTCGCGATAGAAGCGGCGGGGGACGTGGACCGTGGTGAGCGCCCTCGCGAACACCTCCGGCGCGGCGGCGTTGGGGAGCCATCCAGCGAATCTGATGCCGTAGCGGGCCAGCGTCGCGAGCGCCTCGGGTGGGTAGCGGACGCCATGGATGGTGAGCGGAAGACCGGCCTGCGCGGCGGCGCGGAAGAGATATTCCTCGAGCTCGGCCGAGCGCTCGCCGTCGCCCCAGTTGCCGATCCAGACCAGTCCCTCGCGCTGCTGTTCGCGAACCGGCGGATGGAACAGGCGCGTGTCGGCGGCCTCGTGCCAGGTCCAGACCCGGCCTTCCCAGCCCCAGCGACGGTAGACCTCGCTCAGCGTCTCGCCGAACGCCAGCACCCCGTCATAGCCCGACAGGTCGAAGGCGCGGATCGCCTGCGGATCGCTGACCGCGCGGTGGTGCGTGTCGTGGAAGAGGAGGGTGAAGCGGGCGCCAGCCTTGCGCAGCGCTCCGATCGCGGCGACCAGCGCGGGCTCGTTCCACTCATGGACGATGACTAGGTCGGAATCGCCGACGAGCGCGTCGGGGGCGGCATCCGGAGCGAAGGTCTCGATCACGTCCTGAAGGTCGGGGTAGGCGGCGCGCCAGGCGTCGAGACCCTGCTCGCCGCCGTCCTGGCGGAGGTTGTCGAGGCTCCAATTGCGCCCCGGCTCGAGCGCGCGGACATGGTGGCCGCGGGCCTTCAGCTCGCGCAGGATGCCGCGCAGGAAGTGCGCGTTGCCGTGATTCCAGCAGCTGCGGAGCGAATGCGTGAAATAGGCGATCCTCACGCGGCGACCTTCTGCCGCTCGACGAGCCCGTCGTAGAGATCGAGCATCGCGCTTCCCATGGCATGCGGGGAGAAATGCGCGGCGCGCGCCCGCGCCGCGTCGCCCAATTCGCCGCGAAGCTCGGGCCGGGCGACCAGCCGCTCGACCGCGGCGGCGATGGCATGTTCGTCGAGAGGGTCGACGAACAGCGCCGCACCGTCCCACAGCTCGCGGAAACCCGGTCGGTCGGCGAGCACCAGCGCGCAGCCACATTGCGCGGCTTCGAGGACGGCAAGGCCGAACGGCTCATAGAGCGCGGCCGAGACGAACACCGGCCGCTCGGCGAGGAGGCTGGCAAGCTGCTCCGACGACAGCGGGCCAAGCGCCTCGGCATAAGAGAGGCGAACCGCGCTGTCGGTAGGACCGTGGAGCGGTCCGGCGGCGCGGAAGGGGATCCTGCTCAGCGCCGCGGCCCGGTCGAAGGCGGCGACATTCTTGCCCGAATCCCATAGCCGACCGGCGGTCAGCGCATAGTCGACGGGGATCGCCGCTGGACCGGCGAGTTGGTGGCGGCCGTTGTGCACGGCCTGCGGCAGCGACGGCAACGCGTAAGTCTCCTGCACCGCCGCGGCGAAGGCGCGGGTAGGTGCGACCACCAGCGCGCTCGCAGCAAGGCCGCGCGCGACCATCGCCGAGCGCCAGGCGAGATCGTCGGGCAGGGGGCCACTCTTGACCGCGTCCCACCAGGTGCCGACGCAACTGTGGACGACGCTGACGACCGGGGCAGGGTAATCGGCGAGCGCGAGCGCCGGACTGTGGAGCTGGACGAGGTCCGCTCCGGCCTCGCGGGCCAGGGCGGCGAGCGCGGTGGCCGCGGCGAGCACCTCCTCGTCGCTGCCCGCGGTCCAGTCCAGCGGGAGGCTTGTCCCGACAAGCTGCAAGCCCGGCACCGCGGCGGCGTCCGACATCTGCTCGTTCGAAGGCGGAGGACCGAGCACCGCGAGCAGGACCACCATGTCCTCGGCCCCGGCGAGTGCCCGGGCAAGGTCGAGCGAATAGGTCCAGACGCCGCCGACCGCGTCGGTGGTCAGCAGCAGTCGCTGCCTCATGCCGGAACCCTGAGGCGGACCGTCTCGCCCTCGAGCGGGAGCCCGCGCTCGGCGGCAAGCCAGTGGGCAAGGGTGGCGACTCCATCCTTCCACCCGCGGGCGGGCGCGAGCCCGAGCTCGCTCGCAATCCGGCGGGTATCGGCAACGAAGTAGCGCTGGTCGCCCGCGCGCCAGTCGGAATAGCGGACGTCGGGCGTGCGGCCGGTGAGCGCCTCGATATGGCGCATCAGCTGGCGGAGGCTGACCGCATTGGCGGGGCCACCACCAAGGTTGAAGGCGCGCCCGGCAATCCGGTCGATCTGCTTCCACGCGGCCATGTAGGCGTCGACCGCGTCGCCGACGTCGAGGATGTCGCGGACCTGCGCGCCGTCGCCATAAAGGGTGATGGTCTCGCCCTCGAGCGCGCGGATCAGGAAGTGGGCGACCCAGCCCTGGTCCTCGGTCCCCATCTGCCGCTGGCCATAGATGCAGCTCATCCGGATGACCGCGGCGGGCAGGTCGAAGCTGCGCGCATAGTCGAGCACATATTGGTCGGCGGCGCCCTTCGAGCAGCCGTAGGGCGTGTGGAAGTCGAGCGGACGCGCTTCGCCGATGCCGTGGCAGCGAACGTCGGGATCGACCGGCTCGTAGCGCTCGCCCTCGAGCCGGAACTCGAGGTCGGCGAGATCGCCGTAGACCTTATTGGTCGAGGCGAAGATCAGCGGCGTTCGGCGACCGGCGGTGCGCAGCGCATCGAGCAGATGCAGCGTCCCGCGGACGTTGATGTCGAAATCCTCGCGAGGATCGACGAGGCTGGTCGTGACCGCGACCTGCGCCGCCATGTGGAAGACGGCTTCGGCCTCGCGCGCGGCGGCGGCGAGGCTGTCCTCGTCGCGGATATCGCCGCGGGTGAAGCTGATCCTGTCACCGTGGCGCTGCTGGAGCCAGGCGAGATTGCGCTCGACCCCCGGACGCGACAGGGCGTCGAACAGGTGGACCTCATGGCCCTTGGAGGCGAGGCGGTCGGCGATATTGCTGCCGATGAAGCCCGCGCCGCCGGTGACGAGGACCGGCTTCGATCGAAGCAGCGCAGGGCCGCTCACGCGACCAGCCCCCGCGCCTCGAGTTCCGCCCGGGCGGCGTCGACCCGGTCGACCGCGGTCTGGCTGGCGACCCACTGGGCGAGTTCCGCAAGACCCTCCTCGAAGTCCTTGGTCGCCTCGAAGCCAAGCTGGTCGGCGGCGAGCGAGGTGTCGCAGAAGCAGTGGCGGATGTCGCCGATCCGGCCCTTGCCGGCAATCTCTGGGTCGAGACCCTTCTTGCCCATCGCGCGGGCAAGGCTCTGGGCGACCTCGCGCACCGAGCGATCCTGGCCCGATCCGATGTTGAAGACCCCGCCCGCGGCCTGCGGCAGTTCGAGCGCGTCGGCGAAGGCCCGGGCGACGTCCCCGACATGGACGAAGTCGCGGCGCTGCTCGCCGTCCTCGAAGATTACCGGCTTCTGGTCGTTGAGCAGGCGCGAGGAGAAGATGGCGAGGACGCCGGTGTAGGGATTGGAGAGCGCCTGGCCGGGGCCGTAGACGTTGAACAGGCGGAGGCACACGCCCTCCATGCCGTAGGCGCCGGTCATGATGAGCGTGGTGCGCTCCTGCACATATTTGCCGAGCGCGTAGATGGAGGCGAGGTCGGGCCGCTTCCATTCGGGAGTGGGAACGGGCTGGAGCGGCCGCCCCTCGGCATCGACCGGTTCCCAGCTCTGGCCGTCGCCGGCACCGGCGCTACGAACCGCGTCCTGCACGAGGGTGCCGTCGGCATCGCGGTAGAGGCCCTCGCCGTAGATGCTCATCGACGAGGCGGTGACCACACGGCGGACCGGACGATCGATCAATTTCTCCATAAGTACCGCGGTGCCGACGTCGTTGACGCTGGTGTAGCGCTCGACCGCATACATCGACTGGCCGACACCGACCTCGGCGGCGAGGTTGATGACGCTGTCGGTGCCCTGGAGCGCCTTGGTCACGACGTCGCCGTTGCGGACGTCACCAACGATCAGTTCGACGTCCGAGGGAAGCATCTTGGAGCCGTCCACCTCGCCGTGAACCTGCTCGATCAGGGCGTCGAGGACACGAACGCGGTGGCCGCGCTCGAGGAGTTCGCGGCAGACGGAGCGACCGATGAAGCCGGCACCGCCGGTGACCAAGACTGTCTCGCCCACGCTTCCATTCTCCCCGCAAGGCCTTATGCCGGTTTAGCCGAAGTCCCGGCTTCTGAATGAAGCTTCTTCTTGTTTGTTCCCCGTCATGGCGGCTTCTTTGTCGCGGTGGTGCAACGATTTAGACCTCATCGATCGCTGACTTGCGCCATCTTCAACTAGTCGTTCCGGTACCTGCAACGATTCTTTGTTGCCGGAGGAACAAAGCTTTTCCCTTGCTGTTGGGCAGGCGAAACACGGGGAGACGGCGTGCCTTCGGTCCACCTGCTACGCCATGGGGCGCATGACGATGTCGGGAAGCGGCTGACGGGCCGTTTGCCTGATCGCGGCCTGACCGAGGCGGGACGGGGGCAGGCACTTGACGCCGCCGCCCGGCTCGACCGCTCGCCGCCGTCCGCCATCTACGCCAGCCCGCGCCGCCGCACGCGCGAAACCGCCGCGATCGTCGCCGAACGCTTCGGCCTTGCCGTCATGGAAGCCCCTGCGCTCGACGAAATCGACTTCGGTGAATGGGCTGGCCGCGACTTCGCCGAGCTCGATCGAGACCCGCGCTGGTTCGCTTGGAATGCCGAGCGCGACACGGCCCGCTGCCCCGGTGGCGAAACTCAGCGCGAGGCGCAGGCGCGTGCGCTCGCCTTCACCTTCGAGGCCTCTGCGCGCCATGGCTCGACGCCGCTGCTGGTCACCCATTGCGACATCGTCCGTTCGCTGGTCTGCTGGTCCGAGCGCCGGTCGCTCGGCGACATCCACGCCGTTCGCTGCGATCCCGGTGCCCTCGTCACACTCGATCTCGCCGCAACGGCGAGGGTGGCCGCCTGATGCTCAAGACGGGCGAGCCTGTCCTCGACAAGGCACAGATCGAGCGAAGGGTTGCGGAGCTCGGGCCGTGGTTCCACGATCTCGACCTCGATGGCGTGCGGACCGCTCCCGACCACTTCCTGTGGGGCTATCCCGAGAACAAGTACAAGCGCTTCCGCCACGTCATTCCCGAGGACCTCTCCGGCAAGAGCGTGCTCGACATCGGCTGCAACGCCGGCTTCTACAGCTTCGAGATGAAGCGGCGCGGCGCCGCGCGGGTGCTCGGGATCGACCATGACGAGCGCTATCTCGAGCAGGCTCGCTTCGCCGCCGGCGTGTTCGGGCTGACCGACATCGAGTTTCGCCGTGGCGAAGTCTGGGACGTCGGCGCGCTCGGCGAACGATTTGATGTCGTGGTGTTCATGGGCGTGCTCTACCACCTGCGCCATCCGCTGCTCGCGCTCGACCTCATCCGAGAGCATGTCGCCGACGACCTGCTGCTGTTCCAGTCGCTGCAGGCGGGGAGCAAGGGCATGTACCGCCCCGACCCCGACTATGATTTCTTCGATGGCCTCGGCGAATTCGACCGACCCGAGTGGCCGCGGATGCATTTCATCGAGCAGCGCTATGCCGGCGACCCGACCAACTGGTGGGTGCCGAACGAGGCCGCAAGCGCGGGCATGCTGCGCGCCGCCGGCTTCGACATCGTCGAGCATCCCGACACCGACGTCTTTCTCTGCCGTGCCGCCGCCGCTCCGGCCGGTGCCGCGGTCTATCCCGCGAAAGGAAGCCTCGCTTGATCGAAGCCGCGATGATCTGGAACGAGCCCAACAACAAGTCGCATTGGGATCCGCAGATCGACCCTGACTGGTCGAAGTTCGCCGAGATGGGCAAGCTTGCGGCGCGCGCGATCCACGACGTCAACCCGCAGGTCAAACGGGTGCTCGGCGGGATCTCGCCGATCGATCCGCAATATATCCAGCGGCTCGCGGGGCACGGCCTGA
It contains:
- a CDS encoding TIGR04290 family methyltransferase is translated as MLKTGEPVLDKAQIERRVAELGPWFHDLDLDGVRTAPDHFLWGYPENKYKRFRHVIPEDLSGKSVLDIGCNAGFYSFEMKRRGAARVLGIDHDERYLEQARFAAGVFGLTDIEFRRGEVWDVGALGERFDVVVFMGVLYHLRHPLLALDLIREHVADDLLLFQSLQAGSKGMYRPDPDYDFFDGLGEFDRPEWPRMHFIEQRYAGDPTNWWVPNEAASAGMLRAAGFDIVEHPDTDVFLCRAAAAPAGAAVYPAKGSLA